The Vitis vinifera cultivar Pinot Noir 40024 chromosome 1, ASM3070453v1 DNA segment TGAAGTTAGGACAATAGATAAGAACACTAGTATTGAAGTCAAAGAGGTGAATAACGCTATTGCATCCGATACTGCAAAAATATGAAGGATTTCTTTCTCAACAAAACAGGAATGCCAGTATCTTGATTGCTACCGCCTGGTACAGTGAGGGCTGCAGCAAACACAACAGTGGCTATGAGGGTTGCAACAAGCATAGATTGAGCAGCAGTTCCTCTCATCCACTTCTCCCCCTCCTTCATTAAATCTTTGTGCTCCTTAGTGAACAAATCCCAGGGTGTTTCACcatctctgtttttcctttctctgaATGAAGGTAGCACCATCTTTTCCACCTCCTACCACATTTCAAATTGTAAGATAAACAAAAAGTTTAGACCAAAAAGATTATTTGTGCAGCGATATTTACCCTAAACCATAATAGCTCTCGTTGCATTTGAAGAGCTGCACCTACGACAATATTGCGTTGACGTGGGGGTGCCAATCTTCCAGCCAAATGCAAGATGTTGTTATCATTCTCATCTTTATTTGGCACAATCAAATCCTTCATTGAACCTATCTCATATATAAGATTGAAGATATTCTCCTGGCGATGTAAAACTGCAATATGAAATATAGACCTATTGTGATCGTCTACTTCCCATATGAGATCAGGATATATGGCAATAAGCTCTGTTAAGAACACAGTGTTTCCTAATTCTGCTGCAACAAGGAGCAGTGGAGAAGGAGATCTGATCAGATCTAAAATCTCGGAGTGCGGTTGTACTATAACCTGCTGCCAAAGGTGTTTGACTAGTTTAAGAGATTTGTTTTGCCTCAAAATTTTCTTGTCTTCCACTCTTTTACATGATACTGCcagtgaaaaataaattaattagcaTTCCAAAATCAAATACTGGCAACAAAAACAATAGCAACATTAGAAACTTGTATGTGATAGATCTATACATATATGCATGAATAATATAGTGatactttaattaatttagtcaatcataaggaaattaaaatagaaaaaaaagagaaaaaaaaaaaaggaaacaatcCAAAGATATGGTACAAACGAGGCAgaacaacaaaaaaatcaagCTATCATGGATGGCTGTGGATTCCAAATATGATAAGCTCTTTTTGTGACATGAAGCATGGATTGTAgctatataattaattagattgaTCAAATGTAACAGCAGTAATTGTGAAGAACACCCcccttttaggaaaaaaatgataagcaTTGTATATACAAACGAGGAATAAGAGAACTTGGGCTAAATTGATTTGTTTCCCACATGCTTTTATGATTTGGCTTGCCATCAAATATGGTATGACAACATAGGATAAGCTCATGAAATTCAGGCTTGCTAAATTAAACAACTATAATGGTACCTGTTGGGGTGTGCTATTCAATTACAGCTAATTAAATTAGGGTTATCCTTGTATCATCCACCAAGGTATACTTAATTTTTCAGTTGGTggttgtttattttattatttcctttaGGTTTCATTTACTTCAAACCTCAACAAAAGATAGAGAAAATAACTTGCTTGAATTAATGACAGTGTTCCATATATGAAGCTGATCTCCCCCCGAGAATGCAGAAGGCTTCCGAGCCAGGAGATGCAATGCAGTTTCACCATTCCCATCTCTTTCTACAGCCAATGTTGGGTGATGGCTCGATACGTCCAAGGCTACATCTGCATGATGAAttaacaaaatattacaaataaagaATTTTTGTGCCTATTTGTTGACTTTATATAGTTTCCCCAAAGAAGCCATTTTGTGGACATGCAAGGTGGTGATTATAAGAAAGCAtttagtaaaacaaaaattatcaaaattaaacctggaatattaattaaaaaatcaaataaaatacagtgaataaaaaattgtttgctAAATGATTCACCAACTCTATGATTGCAAAACCCAACTGGGGAAGGAAGTGCTTAAAGCTGCTGGTATTTGCTACTCAACAAATATTATTCTGGTAATGCAACCAAAGACTACGTGTGCATTATATAAGACAATGCCTTTCCCTATATTTTAACTAGCTGGTGGGTGATTCTGGATGGAGAGAAAAAATTATCTACTCACCATACAGATCAGTACTGATGCATGCATTAAGCAGCTTAACCCAATCGCTAACAGTTAATTGTTCATGATCAGTCTTGTTGTAGAGATACCACACCATCTCACTATGTCCTAATAGAGCAGCCACATGGAGTGGTGTCATTTCATCATAAGCTCGGATCATTGGAAGgatttcattctttttcaccATAGCCTTTGCAATTCCCACTATTCCTGCTGCAGCAGCAAACCAAAAAGCAGTATTCGAATATTGGTTCTTAAGTTCTAAGTCTTCTGGTTCCATAATTTTCACCATCTCCTCAACAAAGTAGACATGCTTTGCTGCAGCAGCAATATGAAGGGTTGTGTCCCCTCCTGGTGTGATGGTGAAGCGCACTGCTGCTGGAAACATTTCAAAAATACCTTTAGCAGTTTTCCAGTCACCTTTCATGGCGGCACGATAAAGAGGTATGCATACAGCGAGGTAGAGGTCTCTATCTCCTGTATAAGTTTCCAGCATCAAGATAAGCATCTCAGTAACACAAccataatgaaaattttcaaatcaaacattttaattcaaatacatTCTACAGATTCTAATTCATTGACTTCAAAACTCTGGCTTGAATTGGCCTCTTAATGTGAAACCCTGTGGGGGAAGCTATCACCAAAGCTATGCCTTCATGTAGACCAATAATTTTTCCACCTTATTATATTGCAATTGTATAACTTTTACGTATGAACCATGTTAATACCAATAGTCATGCATAATTAAAGAACTTCTAAAGTCAATAAAAATGGAACAAATTCATTAAAGATCTGAATAAGAATAAGATAATTAACCTACCAGAAATTAGATCTACAGGTGACATCTGTTCAGGTGAAGTCCCAGTCTCAATTTCATGTCCATCTTGTGCTAGCGAGCTGATATCTATTCTTAGCTCTTCTTTGCCCATCACACGTGCCATTTGATGGGTTAAGTTCACCTATGATTGAGGCAAAGACAACATTTGCATATTAATgtgtaa contains these protein-coding regions:
- the LOC100266696 gene encoding uncharacterized protein LOC100266696 isoform X2, coding for MARVMGKEELRIDISSLAQDGHEIETGTSPEQMSPVDLISGDRDLYLAVCIPLYRAAMKGDWKTAKGIFEMFPAAVRFTITPGGDTTLHIAAAAKHVYFVEEMVKIMEPEDLELKNQYSNTAFWFAAAAGIVGIAKAMVKKNEILPMIRAYDEMTPLHVAALLGHSEMVWYLYNKTDHEQLTVSDWVKLLNACISTDLYDVALDVSSHHPTLAVERDGNGETALHLLARKPSAFSGGDQLHIWNTVINSISCKRVEDKKILRQNKSLKLVKHLWQQVIVQPHSEILDLIRSPSPLLLVAAELGNTVFLTELIAIYPDLIWEVDDHNRSIFHIAVLHRQENIFNLIYEIGSMKDLIVPNKDENDNNILHLAGRLAPPRQRNIVVGAALQMQRELLWFRVEKMVLPSFRERKNRDGETPWDLFTKEHKDLMKEGEKWMRGTAAQSMLVATLIATVVFAAALTVPGGSNQDTGIPVLLRKKSFIFLQYRMQ
- the LOC100266696 gene encoding uncharacterized protein LOC100266696 isoform X1, which codes for MARVMGKEELRIDISSLAQDGHEIETGTSPEQMSPVDLISGDRDLYLAVCIPLYRAAMKGDWKTAKGIFEMFPAAVRFTITPGGDTTLHIAAAAKHVYFVEEMVKIMEPEDLELKNQYSNTAFWFAAAAGIVGIAKAMVKKNEILPMIRAYDEMTPLHVAALLGHSEMVWYLYNKTDHEQLTVSDWVKLLNACISTDLYDVALDVSSHHPTLAVERDGNGETALHLLARKPSAFSGGDQLHIWNTVINSISCKRVEDKKILRQNKSLKLVKHLWQQVIVQPHSEILDLIRSPSPLLLVAAELGNTVFLTELIAIYPDLIWEVDDHNRSIFHIAVLHRQENIFNLIYEIGSMKDLIVPNKDENDNNILHLAGRLAPPRQRNIVVGAALQMQRELLWFREVEKMVLPSFRERKNRDGETPWDLFTKEHKDLMKEGEKWMRGTAAQSMLVATLIATVVFAAALTVPGGSNQDTGIPVLLRKKSFIFLQYRMQ